A genomic region of Exiguobacterium sp. Helios contains the following coding sequences:
- a CDS encoding MFS transporter — translation MKNRLFHRHYVLTLLINLLLFITFYLLNASLPLLAAKQFDVSQAALGWVVTSFILATVCSRPLIGHWLDRHDVKRMLLISAALFTTMSVFYLLVLPLNSFLYLIIIRIFHGFSFGMLSSSISLAVTTLIPKTRQGEGMGYFVLSMNLASVLGPVIGLSLIQHDAFFLYFITVALLAFVSLVLMIRLPLTSQHVPNTRVFRLHQSLFLSRPLLLLATALAGVAISSTAAFISLYTDSIGHISYASYFYALVALGMVAIRPLAGRWFDQKGPGFVLFPSYLLYGLGFILLGVFPSLPGLLLAALIIGIGSASIFPGLQTVMLTYAAPHQKGKAISTFFLAYDSGFGLGALLLSGLAAKIGYSNMFLFCSAIVLTSGFIYFIFNRRNEPPHEQELAS, via the coding sequence TTGAAAAACCGTTTATTTCATCGTCATTACGTGCTGACTTTATTGATTAATCTGTTGTTGTTCATTACATTTTATCTACTCAATGCTTCGCTTCCGTTACTTGCCGCTAAACAATTTGATGTTTCTCAAGCTGCACTTGGCTGGGTCGTGACCAGCTTCATTTTAGCAACCGTCTGTTCCCGACCATTGATTGGTCATTGGCTTGACCGCCATGATGTCAAACGGATGCTGTTAATTTCAGCAGCATTGTTTACAACAATGAGTGTCTTCTATCTGTTGGTTCTTCCTTTGAATTCTTTTTTGTATCTCATCATCATCCGCATTTTTCACGGTTTTAGTTTCGGAATGTTATCTTCATCCATCAGCTTGGCCGTAACGACACTCATTCCGAAAACCCGCCAAGGTGAAGGCATGGGGTACTTTGTTTTATCCATGAATCTCGCATCCGTTCTCGGACCGGTCATTGGACTCAGTTTGATTCAACACGATGCCTTTTTCCTTTATTTCATCACAGTCGCACTGCTTGCATTCGTTTCACTCGTACTGATGATCCGTTTGCCGTTGACGAGTCAACATGTACCGAATACGCGGGTATTCCGGCTTCATCAATCACTTTTCCTGTCTCGTCCGTTATTATTACTTGCAACTGCTCTGGCCGGTGTCGCAATCTCCAGTACAGCGGCTTTTATTTCGCTGTATACGGATTCGATTGGCCATATTTCCTACGCCTCTTACTTTTATGCCCTCGTCGCCCTTGGCATGGTGGCAATCCGTCCGCTTGCCGGCAGATGGTTTGACCAAAAAGGACCAGGCTTCGTTTTATTTCCTTCTTACCTGCTCTATGGTCTCGGTTTTATTCTCTTAGGAGTTTTCCCTTCGTTACCCGGGTTACTTTTGGCTGCACTCATCATCGGAATCGGATCGGCTTCGATTTTCCCTGGACTCCAGACGGTGATGCTGACCTATGCCGCACCACACCAAAAAGGGAAAGCCATTTCCACCTTTTTCTTGGCTTACGACAGCGGGTTTGGTCTCGGCGCATTACTACTGTCGGGTCTTGCAGCCAAAATCGGCTACTCGAATATGTTTTTGTTTTGCAGTGCCATCGTCCTCACAAGTGGTTTCATCTACTTTATTTTCAACCGCCGAAATGAACCACCGCATGAGCAAGAACTTGCTTCATGA
- a CDS encoding RNA methyltransferase — MKHISSAKNEIVKQWKKLLTKKGRLQTKRFLIEGEHLVEEAVRAGIIKELIVREDVQVPGSWKKNAADLITIDESVAKVLSETETTQGIFAVCEMKQQTERLERGRYLLLDRLQDPGNVGTMIRTADAAGFDGVIIGHGTVDVYNSKVLRATQGSIFHLPVIMMSLEEAVQDLHELGVFILGTDLRGAQPYTDVENLGAIGLIIGNEAQGVAPELLDQCDGRAYIPIRGKAESLNAAVAAGILLYHFAPAD, encoded by the coding sequence ATGAAACACATTTCATCTGCAAAAAACGAAATCGTTAAACAATGGAAAAAATTACTGACTAAAAAAGGACGTCTGCAAACAAAACGTTTCCTGATTGAAGGGGAACATTTAGTCGAAGAAGCCGTTCGTGCCGGAATCATTAAAGAGTTAATCGTGCGCGAAGATGTTCAAGTACCGGGTTCGTGGAAAAAGAATGCCGCTGATTTGATCACGATTGATGAATCAGTCGCAAAAGTACTCTCTGAAACAGAAACGACACAAGGGATTTTTGCTGTCTGTGAGATGAAACAGCAAACTGAACGCTTGGAACGCGGACGTTACCTCTTACTCGACCGTCTTCAGGATCCAGGTAATGTCGGTACAATGATTCGGACGGCAGATGCTGCCGGATTCGACGGAGTGATCATCGGACATGGAACGGTTGATGTCTACAACAGTAAAGTCCTCCGGGCGACACAAGGATCCATCTTCCATTTACCGGTCATCATGATGTCACTTGAAGAAGCCGTTCAAGACTTACATGAACTGGGTGTCTTCATTTTAGGGACTGACTTACGTGGAGCTCAACCTTACACAGATGTTGAGAACCTGGGTGCCATCGGATTGATTATCGGAAACGAAGCGCAAGGTGTTGCTCCCGAGTTGCTTGATCAGTGTGATGGTCGGGCATACATCCCGATTCGCGGAAAAGCAGAGTCCTTAAATGCGGCAGTTGCCGCTGGTATTTTACTGTATCATTTTGCTCCGGCTGATTGA
- a CDS encoding dUTP diphosphatase has translation MDWLTLFEMQEQLDKRIQSEHNLTGNQFDERLLALLVELGELANETRCFKFWSTKGPSAQVTILEEYVDGVHFLLSLGLSLEYRKNEFVEGDYYLTATDAFLDVYNKTNVFAISRTEQSYDVLIGAYLALGATLGFTQEMIFKAYVAKNEANHVRQDNGY, from the coding sequence ATGGACTGGTTGACACTTTTTGAAATGCAGGAACAATTGGATAAACGGATTCAGTCAGAACATAATTTGACGGGAAATCAATTTGATGAACGTTTGCTGGCGCTATTAGTGGAGCTTGGTGAGCTTGCGAACGAAACGCGTTGTTTTAAATTCTGGTCGACAAAAGGACCATCGGCTCAAGTCACGATTCTCGAAGAGTATGTGGATGGTGTCCATTTTCTACTTTCGTTAGGACTTTCTTTAGAGTATCGTAAAAACGAATTTGTCGAAGGTGATTACTACCTGACGGCGACAGATGCGTTTTTAGATGTCTATAATAAGACAAACGTGTTTGCGATTTCGCGGACAGAACAAAGTTACGATGTTCTGATTGGTGCTTATCTCGCATTAGGTGCTACACTTGGATTTACACAAGAAATGATTTTCAAAGCTTATGTCGCGAAAAACGAGGCGAATCACGTTCGCCAAGACAACGGTTACTGA
- the pheT gene encoding phenylalanine--tRNA ligase subunit beta → MLVSKQWLQEFVDVRQKTGQELADLITKSGIEVESVEVRDADLSNIVVGRVLTKEKHPEADKLNVTTVDIGQEKPVQIVCGAPNVDAGQDVIVARVGARLPGIKIKRAKLRGVVSEGMICSLEELGFEKKYIREDEQDGIHTFREPVTPGQDVLELLGLHDEVLELGLTPNRSDCLSMYGVAHEVAGILNSTPVFPDVEVPEGTASTQVTVQLDSEACTFYAAREIRDITIVESPLWLKNRLIANGIRPINNVVDITNFVLLETGQPLHAFDAKKLGQQIVVRQAKAGETFQTLDEVERTLDPSMLVITDGERPVALAGVMGGANTEVDTTTTSIVLESAYFAPASVRKTSRVLGLRSDSSSRFEKGVDPRRVVLALDRAAMLIAELAGGTVLSGTAQAGTLQLEDHLIEGSVSYINHRLGMEIEGTVMKDLLERLGLEVELSADALTVSVPTRRQDLMIPADLAEEVARLYGYDALTSSLPREASRGFLPKRNQHRRKIRHLLQGAGLSQAITYSLTSEQRAMQFNEQQDLHPVKLAMPISEARSTLRTSLIPGLLEVAQHNAARQHADLAYYELGSVYLQRDASLETLPLEQEMVAGIMVGLAEQHRVHGTHVKADFFVMKGIVETLAEALDVSLTYEAVAMQSMHPGRTARIFLDGEAIGFVGQVHPGLSKEEYGLKEVYVFELDAMTLHSKEARVYQEISRFPSMTRDVAVVLKREVSASEVEAVIMQAAGPLLKQVELFDVYTGDNVGADQKSFAFSLRYQNKERTLVDEEVATAHQQVIEALQSSFEAELRS, encoded by the coding sequence ATGTTAGTCTCAAAACAATGGTTACAGGAATTTGTTGATGTTCGTCAGAAGACAGGTCAGGAATTAGCTGACTTGATTACGAAAAGTGGGATTGAAGTCGAATCTGTCGAGGTGCGGGATGCTGACTTAAGTAATATCGTCGTCGGTCGTGTTCTGACGAAAGAAAAACACCCGGAAGCCGATAAATTAAACGTCACGACGGTCGATATCGGGCAAGAAAAGCCGGTTCAAATCGTTTGTGGTGCACCGAATGTCGATGCCGGACAAGATGTCATCGTCGCTCGTGTCGGAGCCCGTCTGCCTGGCATTAAAATCAAACGCGCTAAACTGCGTGGTGTTGTTTCAGAAGGCATGATCTGTTCGCTTGAAGAACTCGGATTTGAGAAAAAATACATCCGTGAAGATGAACAGGATGGCATTCATACGTTCCGTGAACCGGTCACACCGGGTCAGGACGTCCTTGAATTGCTTGGTCTGCATGATGAGGTATTGGAACTCGGATTGACGCCGAACCGTTCGGATTGTTTGAGTATGTACGGCGTGGCACACGAAGTTGCTGGAATCTTGAATTCAACACCTGTCTTCCCGGACGTCGAAGTACCTGAGGGAACGGCATCGACTCAAGTCACCGTTCAACTGGACTCGGAAGCCTGTACGTTTTATGCGGCCCGGGAAATTCGTGATATTACAATCGTTGAATCCCCATTATGGCTAAAAAATCGTCTGATCGCGAACGGAATCCGCCCCATTAACAATGTCGTCGACATCACGAACTTCGTCTTACTGGAGACGGGACAACCGTTGCATGCTTTTGATGCAAAAAAATTAGGACAACAAATCGTCGTGCGCCAAGCAAAAGCCGGTGAAACGTTCCAGACATTAGATGAAGTTGAACGGACACTTGATCCGTCAATGCTCGTCATTACAGACGGCGAACGTCCGGTGGCACTTGCCGGTGTCATGGGGGGAGCGAACACGGAAGTTGATACAACGACGACTTCGATTGTCCTCGAATCTGCTTACTTTGCACCGGCATCCGTTCGGAAAACAAGCCGCGTGTTAGGTCTTCGTTCGGATTCGAGCTCGCGTTTTGAGAAAGGTGTCGATCCGCGTCGTGTCGTGTTGGCACTTGATCGGGCCGCAATGCTGATTGCTGAACTTGCAGGAGGTACGGTATTATCCGGAACAGCCCAAGCCGGTACACTTCAACTGGAGGATCATCTGATTGAAGGTAGTGTCTCGTATATTAACCACCGTCTTGGTATGGAAATTGAAGGAACTGTCATGAAAGATTTGCTCGAACGTCTTGGTCTTGAAGTCGAGCTGTCAGCAGATGCATTGACAGTCAGTGTACCGACACGTCGTCAAGATTTAATGATTCCGGCTGATTTAGCGGAAGAGGTCGCCCGTCTTTACGGATATGATGCGTTGACGTCAAGCCTACCGCGGGAAGCGAGTCGCGGTTTCTTACCAAAACGTAACCAGCATCGCCGTAAGATTCGTCACCTTCTTCAAGGTGCAGGTCTCTCACAAGCGATTACGTACTCCTTGACGAGTGAGCAACGCGCAATGCAATTCAACGAACAGCAGGATTTACATCCTGTTAAACTAGCGATGCCGATCAGTGAAGCCCGTTCAACACTCCGGACCTCGTTGATTCCAGGATTGCTTGAAGTCGCACAACACAATGCGGCGCGGCAACATGCAGACCTTGCCTACTATGAACTCGGAAGTGTTTATCTGCAACGTGATGCTTCACTTGAGACCTTGCCTCTTGAACAAGAAATGGTAGCAGGAATCATGGTAGGGCTGGCAGAGCAACACCGTGTTCACGGGACGCATGTCAAAGCAGACTTCTTCGTCATGAAAGGAATCGTCGAGACGCTCGCCGAAGCACTTGATGTCTCCTTAACGTATGAAGCTGTAGCCATGCAATCGATGCACCCGGGCCGGACGGCACGGATTTTCCTTGACGGTGAAGCAATTGGCTTTGTCGGACAAGTTCATCCTGGATTATCTAAAGAAGAATACGGTCTGAAGGAAGTATATGTCTTCGAACTCGATGCGATGACATTGCACTCAAAAGAAGCTCGCGTCTACCAAGAGATTTCACGTTTCCCATCGATGACACGTGACGTCGCGGTTGTGCTGAAGCGTGAAGTATCTGCGAGTGAAGTCGAAGCCGTCATCATGCAAGCAGCAGGTCCTCTGTTGAAACAAGTGGAACTGTTTGATGTGTATACCGGTGATAATGTCGGAGCCGATCAAAAGTCGTTTGCATTCTCGTTACGGTATCAAAATAAAGAACGGACACTCGTCGATGAAGAAGTCGCGACAGCCCATCAACAAGTAATCGAAGCTCTTCAATCATCGTTTGAAGCCGAGTTACGTTCTTAA
- the pheS gene encoding phenylalanine--tRNA ligase subunit alpha has protein sequence MREQLEALRDEALQLVKQASTQKELNDVRVKYLGKKGPITEVLRGMGKLSAEERPVVGEIANAVRGVIQTELEQRLVDVKQQEMDAKLALEAIDVTLPGRPKQVGQAHLLQQVTDEIEDIFVGLGYTIAEGPEVEQDLFNFEMLNLPKDHPARDMQDSFYITDEILMRTHTSPVQARTMLASKGEPIRILCPGKVYRRDEDDATHSHQFMQVEGLVVGEEISMADLKGTLEAFVKQMFGEAREIRLRPSFFPFTEPSVEVDVSCFKCGGKGCNICKQTGWIEILGAGMVHPHVLEMAEYDSTKMSGFAFGMGIERIAMLKYGVDDIRHFYTNDVRFSEQF, from the coding sequence ATGCGTGAACAATTAGAAGCATTGCGTGATGAAGCGCTACAACTGGTCAAGCAGGCAAGTACACAAAAAGAATTAAACGACGTCCGGGTGAAATATCTTGGTAAAAAGGGACCAATTACAGAAGTTCTCCGGGGAATGGGAAAACTTTCAGCAGAAGAACGACCGGTCGTTGGAGAAATCGCGAATGCCGTCCGCGGTGTGATTCAAACAGAACTCGAACAACGCCTTGTCGATGTAAAACAACAGGAAATGGATGCGAAATTAGCGCTCGAAGCGATTGATGTAACACTTCCGGGTCGTCCGAAACAGGTCGGACAAGCGCATTTACTGCAACAAGTAACGGATGAAATCGAAGATATCTTTGTCGGACTTGGCTATACGATTGCTGAAGGTCCGGAAGTCGAACAGGACTTGTTCAACTTCGAAATGTTGAATTTGCCGAAAGATCATCCGGCCCGTGATATGCAGGATTCGTTTTACATCACGGATGAGATTTTAATGCGTACCCATACATCACCGGTACAAGCGCGGACGATGCTCGCTTCAAAAGGTGAACCCATCCGGATTCTTTGTCCCGGAAAAGTCTATCGCCGGGATGAAGATGATGCGACGCACTCGCACCAATTCATGCAAGTCGAAGGTCTGGTCGTCGGCGAAGAGATTTCAATGGCAGACTTAAAAGGAACACTTGAAGCATTCGTTAAACAAATGTTCGGTGAAGCACGTGAAATTCGTTTACGTCCAAGCTTCTTCCCGTTCACTGAACCATCGGTCGAAGTCGATGTGTCCTGTTTTAAATGTGGCGGTAAAGGCTGCAACATCTGTAAGCAGACAGGTTGGATTGAAATTTTAGGAGCAGGTATGGTTCATCCGCACGTGCTTGAAATGGCGGAATATGACAGTACGAAAATGTCTGGCTTCGCCTTCGGAATGGGGATTGAACGAATCGCCATGTTGAAATATGGTGTTGATGATATTCGCCACTTCTATACGAATGACGTTCGCTTCAGCGAACAGTTTTAA
- the rpmI gene encoding 50S ribosomal protein L35, whose translation MPKMKSHRGASKRFKRTASGKLKRGRAYTSHLFGNKSTKAKRKLRKASMVSSGDFKRIRHMIAK comes from the coding sequence ATGCCTAAAATGAAATCGCACCGCGGTGCTTCTAAGCGTTTCAAACGTACTGCTTCTGGTAAATTGAAACGTGGTCGTGCTTACACAAGCCACTTATTCGGTAACAAATCAACTAAAGCGAAACGTAAATTACGTAAAGCTAGCATGGTATCATCGGGTGACTTTAAACGTATCCGTCACATGATCGCTAAGTAA
- a CDS encoding M42 family metallopeptidase has product MNEQLHMLKRLTDATGVPGNEKEVRQLMREYLEPHAENFHQDGLGSLFAERQGAGEDAPRILIAGHMDEVGFMVTKIDEKGFLRFQPLGGWWGQVLLAQRMNIVTSSGEVIPGVIGAKPPHVLPPEARNKPVDIKEMFIDIGATSKEEVEGWGIRPGDTVVPHCEFTVMKNDNFLMAKAWDNRVGCAIAIEAIKRLKEEGHPNTIFAGATVQEEVGLRGAQTIANLLRPTIAFAVDTGIPGDTPGMTDREALSKLGEGVQVILFDATMIAHRGLIDFVTTVAKEENIKYQLDLTPGGGTDAAKFHLSHTGVPSLALTVPIRYLHTNVSIMHKADFEAAVDLIVAVTKRLDAETVQAIYEG; this is encoded by the coding sequence ATGAATGAACAATTACATATGCTGAAACGTCTTACGGACGCAACGGGTGTTCCCGGAAATGAGAAAGAAGTACGTCAATTAATGCGCGAATATCTCGAACCGCATGCAGAAAACTTCCATCAAGATGGATTAGGCAGTTTGTTTGCCGAACGTCAAGGGGCGGGAGAAGATGCACCACGGATTTTGATTGCCGGGCATATGGACGAGGTCGGATTCATGGTCACGAAGATTGATGAGAAGGGATTCCTTCGCTTCCAACCACTCGGTGGATGGTGGGGACAGGTTCTTCTTGCGCAGCGTATGAATATTGTCACGTCATCTGGCGAAGTCATTCCAGGTGTGATTGGTGCGAAACCACCTCATGTTTTACCACCGGAAGCGCGCAATAAACCAGTCGATATCAAAGAGATGTTCATCGATATCGGCGCTACTTCGAAAGAAGAAGTCGAGGGGTGGGGGATCCGACCGGGAGATACGGTTGTTCCGCATTGCGAATTTACTGTGATGAAAAATGATAATTTCTTGATGGCAAAAGCGTGGGATAACCGTGTCGGGTGCGCCATTGCAATCGAAGCGATCAAACGCTTAAAAGAAGAGGGGCACCCGAATACGATTTTTGCCGGTGCTACCGTGCAGGAAGAAGTCGGCTTACGCGGTGCTCAAACGATTGCAAATCTGCTTCGCCCGACGATTGCGTTTGCAGTCGATACAGGAATTCCAGGAGACACACCAGGTATGACGGACCGTGAAGCTTTGTCGAAACTCGGAGAAGGCGTTCAAGTCATCCTGTTTGATGCCACAATGATTGCACACCGTGGATTGATTGATTTTGTCACAACTGTTGCTAAAGAAGAAAACATTAAATATCAATTGGATCTGACACCGGGTGGTGGAACAGATGCAGCGAAATTCCATCTGTCTCATACAGGTGTGCCTTCTCTTGCACTGACTGTTCCGATTCGCTACCTGCATACAAATGTTTCAATCATGCATAAAGCAGATTTCGAAGCAGCCGTGGACTTGATCGTCGCGGTAACAAAACGTTTAGATGCAGAGACGGTCCAAGCGATTTACGAGGGGTAA
- the infC gene encoding translation initiation factor IF-3, giving the protein MEVLTISKDLLINEGIRAREVRLIGADGAQLGVQSRTEALRLAEEADLDLVMVAPQATPPVCKIMDYGKYRFELQKKDKETRKNQKVIQMKEVRLSPTIEENDFQTKFRNAKKFLENGNKVKASIRFRGRAITHSEIGRRVLERLATELSEFGVIEQRPKMEGRSMFLVLAPKKED; this is encoded by the coding sequence ATGGAGGTGCTAACCATTAGCAAAGATCTGTTAATCAATGAAGGCATTCGCGCTCGAGAAGTTCGTCTTATCGGAGCGGATGGTGCTCAACTTGGAGTCCAGTCGCGTACAGAAGCGTTACGTTTAGCTGAGGAAGCTGACCTTGACCTCGTCATGGTCGCACCACAAGCTACGCCGCCAGTATGTAAAATCATGGACTACGGTAAATACCGTTTTGAGTTACAAAAAAAGGACAAAGAAACTCGGAAGAATCAGAAAGTGATTCAGATGAAAGAAGTCCGTCTCAGCCCGACAATCGAGGAGAATGACTTCCAAACGAAGTTCCGTAATGCGAAGAAATTCTTGGAGAATGGTAACAAAGTGAAAGCGAGCATTCGTTTCCGCGGACGTGCCATCACTCACTCAGAAATCGGTAGACGTGTCCTCGAACGTCTCGCTACAGAATTAAGCGAGTTCGGTGTCATTGAACAGAGACCGAAGATGGAAGGACGCAGCATGTTCCTAGTGCTTGCTCCAAAGAAAGAAGACTAA
- the rplT gene encoding 50S ribosomal protein L20, translating into MPRVKGGYTTRQRRKKQLKLAKGYYGSKHTLFKVAKQQVMKSLMYAYRDRRQKKRDFRRLWITRINAAARINGLSYSRMMHGLKLAGIDVNRKMLADLAVTDATAFASLADTAKAKLNA; encoded by the coding sequence ATGCCACGCGTAAAAGGCGGATATACGACTCGTCAACGTCGTAAAAAACAACTCAAATTAGCTAAGGGCTATTACGGCTCGAAACATACACTCTTCAAGGTTGCAAAACAGCAGGTCATGAAATCTCTCATGTATGCTTACCGTGACCGTCGTCAAAAGAAACGTGACTTCCGTCGCCTCTGGATCACTCGGATCAATGCGGCTGCACGTATCAACGGTCTTTCTTACAGCCGCATGATGCATGGTCTTAAATTAGCAGGTATCGACGTTAACCGTAAGATGCTCGCTGACCTCGCAGTTACAGATGCAACTGCATTTGCTTCACTTGCTGACACAGCAAAAGCAAAATTGAACGCTTAA